Proteins from a single region of Juglans microcarpa x Juglans regia isolate MS1-56 chromosome 5S, Jm3101_v1.0, whole genome shotgun sequence:
- the LOC121267500 gene encoding probable LRR receptor-like serine/threonine-protein kinase At3g47570 yields the protein MNIAIKIMNLQVKGAFKSFDAECEVLRNIRHRNLVKIITICSNIDFKALVLEYMPNGNLEKWLHSQDHYLNILQRLNIMIDIASALEYLHHGYSTAIIHCDLKPSNILLDEEMVAHVVDFGMAKLLDDRDSMMHTMTLATFGYMAPEYGLEGVVSTSGDVYSYGILLMETFTRKKPTDSLFIGELTLKHWVDESLLSSILDIVGANLLRNEKEHAAMEDCISSVMRLALDCCAESPTQRIDIKDVSAKLNQVKLKFVPDSRRG from the exons ATGAATATTGCAATCAAAATTATGAACTTGCAAGTGAAAGGGGCATTCAAAAGTTTTGATGCAGAGTGTGAGGTGCTACGAAATATTCGTCATCGAAATCTTGTCAAAATCATCACCATTTGTAGCAATATTGACTTCAAAGCCCTTGTATTGGAATACATGCCTAATGGAAACTTAGAGAAATGGTTGCACTCTCAAGATCACTATCTGAATATCTTACAAAGGCTAAATATCATGATTGATATCGCATCAGCATTAGAATACCTTCATCATGGTTATTCAACAGCAATTATTCATTGTGATTTGAAGCCTAGCAATATCTTATTAGATGAAGAAATGGTTGCACATGTTGTTGATTTTGGCATGGCCAAACTCTTAGATGATAGGGACTCTATGATGCATACCATGACTCTTGCTACTTTTGGGTACATGGCACCAG AGTATGGATTAGAAGGAGTTGTTTCTACAAGTGGCGATGTGTACAGTTATGGCATTTTACTAATGGAAACTTTCACAAGAAAAAAGCCTACAGATAGCTTGTTTATTGGAGAATTGACCTTGAAGCATTGGGTGGATGAATCACTACTCTCTTCAATACTCGATATTGTTGGTGCCAATTtgttgagaaatgagaaagaacaTGCTGCCATGGAGGACTGCATATCTTCAGTTATGAGATTGGCTTTGGATTGTTGTGCAGAGTCACCTACACAAAGAATTGACATAAAAGATGTTTCAGCGAAACTCAATCAGGTCAAATTAAAGTTTGTACCAGATAGTAGAAGAGGCTAA